TCATTCATCTTGCGATGAGTTACTGATTGTTGTAAGTTTTTCTGCTTTTCTCTGATATTTAGTGTGTTTTATTTCAGCCGTTTCTTGCAATGTAGAGGACCATTTGCAAAAAGACGACACCCATTGGTGGATTCCACCGTTGTTTCAGAAATACGAAGATGCCTTGACGAGGGAATTGAATTCCAAGGCGAGTTGTTGAATTTTAGAAAGGATGGATCTCCATTGATGAACAGATTGCGTCTTACACCTATATACGGAGATGATGAGACAATCACTCATGTTATTGGGATCCAGTTCTTCACAGAGGCAAACATTGATCTACATCCAGTGTCAGTATCTTCTATAAAGGAGTCTTTGAAGTCATCTGATCATTCTCGAACTGGATTTTCTGCTTTTTGTCCTGTTGTAGTTGGAGACCGAAATGTCTCTCGTGGGCTTTGTGGGATATTGCAATTGAGTGATGAGGTGCTGTCTCTCAAGATACTTTCACGATTGACACCAAGAGATATTGCATCAGTTGCTTCTGTCTGTAGGCGACTTTATGAGCTGACAAAAAATGAGGATCTTTGGCGGATGGTCTGTCAAAATGCATGGGGTTGTGAGACTACTCGTGTTTTAGAGACAGTTCCTGGTGCTAAGAGACTTGGGTGGGTAAGGCTGGCAAGGGAATTGACCACTCTTGAAGCAGCTGCATGGAGGAAACTTACTGTTGGAGGTGCTGTTGAACCTTCACGGTGCAACTTTAGTGCTTGTGCTGTTGGCAATCGTGTTGTGCTTTTTGGTGGTGAAGGGGTAAACATGCAACCAATGAATGACACCTTTGTGTTGGATCTAAATTCAAGCAACCCTGAGTGGCAACATGTCCAGGTGAGCTCTCCTCCACCGGGTCGTTGGGGACATACACTATCTTGTGTAAATGGGTCTCATCTGGTGGTATTCGGAGGTTGTGGAAGGCAGGGCCTGCTTAATGATGTTTTTGTGCTAGATTTGGATGCAAAGCCTCCAACCTGGCGAGAGATCTCAGGATTGGCTCCACCACTTCCTAGATCATGGCACAGCTCCTGCACTCTCGATGGGACTAAGCTGATTGTTTCTGGTGGTTGTGCAGATTCAGGAGTACTGCTTAGTGATACTTTCCTGCTTGATCTTTCAATGGAAAAACCTGTGTGGAGAGAGATACCTGTAGCATGGACCCCACCTTCACGCTTGGGTCACACACTGTCAGTATATGGTGGTAGGAAAATATTGATGTTTGGGGGTCTTGCTAAGAGTGGTCCACTCCGGTTCCGTTCCAGTGATGTATTCACAATGGATTTAAGTGAAGAGGAACCATGTTGGAGATGTGTAACTGGGAGTGGAATGCCTGGTGCTGGAAATCCAGGTGGCATAGCTCCCCCTCCAAGACTTGATCATGTTGCCGTGAGCCTTCCTGGTGGAAGAATCCTCATCTTTGGTGGGTCTGTTGCTGGTCTTCACTCAGCTTCCCAACTTTATATCCTGGACCCAACCGATGAAAAACCTACGTGGCGGATACTGAATGTGCCAGGGCGACCGCCGAGGTTTGCTTGGGGTCACAGTACTTGTGTTGTTGGTGGGACAAGGGCGATTGTACTCGGCGGGCAAACAGGTGAGGAGTGGATGTTAACTGAGCTCCACGAACTATCGCTGACAAGTTCAGTTATCTGATCATCATCACTGTCATGGCTAAAAGAggaaaataaaatagtaattcGTTATCCATTCAAAATGAGTTTCACCAATCCCAAGATTGAGATACAATTCTCACAACTGGATTGGTGAAGACCCTTCGGTTAAtaggaaagaaaaaaagggaaaagaaaagaaaagaaaaagaaagaaaagagacgAGACGAAAAAGATGATGTGGTGATGGCAGTGACTTTTGTAATAGGTGAAGCCATGTGGTGTACCAGGTTGGTCTGGCTCgggataaaaatttgaaatgagaaacttggaaaaattgttcttttgttttggtttatttttgtaAGGTTTGTGTGAACTGCCTGACAATGCTCACCATGGATTGTTCTTGCTTCTTAGGATATAGCAGTATTTGATAGACAGACAGACAGACAggtagataatatatatatatagggtaGTAGTTGTTGTGCCCCATCCGTTTAATTGATGTATtctgtaattaaaaaaaattgcaaaagagGGATCTtgcattttctttattattactattattattgacTGCCTACGGTTTTTTATTCCAAGACTTTAAGATCTTCACAAACAACTTTTTTCCCTTACGTTTCTTTTAAACTTAACCATCTGGATTTATTAAGTGAGTTGACAGATCCAAAGAAACAAACACAATTACACAataatcaaaaaagaaaatagaaggtcGCCTAAAATAAAACCATATGCTTTGAAAACCGCTAAAGCTGATGGTATTTTTGGGGCTTCCAAACTAATCCTAATTACCCAGCTGATTTGATCTCAAGTAGCCTCCTCTCTTcatctttatcatttttatttcagTTTCCGGAAGAATTGACCGTCGTTTTTctcaaagtattttttaaatcgTATTTTTACCCCTTACATCTTTAATATTTCATGCCATTTATATCTAATTAAGGATctaaagtttagggtttaattaacTCAACCATACCTTCACCTGTGAGTTTTCATGGTGAATAATACAAGGCTTTTGATGTTGAATgttaatcaaaatatttattgaaaattatgACTGAAGGAAACGGAATAGATAATTCAACTCCAAATGTTGAGAAGTCAAACCAGAAATCCAAATTTAATTGCATATAAccataaaatatttattgaataATAAATGTCTTTTCAACTTACTAGTATTTTAATTGGTAAATTACACTAATTACTCATTAAATTATggaaaagttttcattttggtcacttaataaaaaagttatattttgattattgaactatttgaaaattttcatttaaattattaaattattcaaaagtttttatttaagtcattgggctaataatttttttaaaaaaattctgctGACGAGTTCTAAACGACGATTCGATTATCGGTATGGTGAATCAatattcatgtaacaccccttaaccctaaatcgtcgccgaaacagggttacgaaacattaccgAACATATCGGATAACTTATAACTAATTCACGAATAAATAGAGACAGCATAATTTAATCAATACATCACCTAGATACATGTCACATTATCAAAGAATGTACATCACTAAAATTTCTCTGAAGTCGGGATTGCTCTGGATGCTGGACCGGACCCTGGCTTTCTATTgtcctgcgcacggaaacaaccgtgcGCTGAGTatgggtatactcagtggtattactataattcaaatttataacattatgcaaataaatatacatattcaatTTATACTAATAATCTTTCAATAAACATTTAATACATTAAATCAACTTGtttcaacaacaacaataataataataactatctTTCAATTCGATGCGTTCATTTATAATCAATTTACACTTATAATAACTTTAACACTCAATTTatacattaaatccataaataaatttcaataacttgtattcaattaaattcacatattatttcactatttcataaggtattcaaatcatttttctatttcaaattcactttcgATTCAATCACAATTCGATTCAATTTCACTTTCCACTTTTTAATCAAAACATAGTTCAGATAATTTCACTTCGATTTTTACATCATCTCATACTACCAAAACATTTCATGAACTATATCATTATCTATTTCTTGAACCCAtggttcatacatttcatttctgtatctcaatttaatatctcattGCAATTCATTTTCAAGAtcattcaataatttttatattatcaaaattattcatttacccctattaacttgactcggactttggcggatacacggatccaaccaaacacaccagtacgacacattgtgcctaaaacggtacatagtaccttatcagtaatcagtaacggtagtagtaatagtaacagtattcaacacacaaagttcTGGATCTGTAACAGTAATGGTAACAGTGTTCGACACACAAAGTATCgaatcagtaacagtaacagtagtcggcacataagtgcttgatcagtaagccggcaaaaacccgtactcttccatatcctatggcatgccaactatatccgactagcccgactagttaatagggtatttaattcactttttaTTACAATTTCCATCTTAATTCAATAATCATAtctcaattcacaatttctcatgttcacaatttaaataaaattttcaatccaATATGTATTTCAATACCacattaattcttttaattcatatCATATCACTTGTAatttccattcaattcacatacaattcaatatcatttaattcaatatcgatattcaccttatttttatttactaaacatattattcaaaattcaacaatcgttattaataaattcaataccaatatgtatttatcatttaattcaatcatgatacttacctcaatttgcttatcatgtatattaatttaaattttaacaattaataattaaattcgaattatagtaatactaaCCGAAATTTCTCCGAATCACTCCTTGTccaccttctcctttcctttctcggACAATGACTCTTGTACAACATTAGCTacataattaaacaattaaaaaatcattaatacacaatttCATCTAAATATTTCCATTTATACCTAAGCTTTACttcaattctaatttaatcccttatcaatactaattttattttcccaatctaactccatattctctcttaattcttactataaactcattttaattcttcaatttcacTACAAATCCCAAATttcgggattctttcaatttagtccctactattcaaaacttacactttattttacaattaaatcctttactaacttctaacttgaaattaaattaatctaacccctaattcatcatctttcccaacaTGAACCATGTCTAAAAAAATCTAGTATcttacaaaatttcaacataaatccaATAATACTTAGTTCTAGGataccaaaaactcaaaaattataagaaaaaga
The genomic region above belongs to Gossypium hirsutum isolate 1008001.06 chromosome D05, Gossypium_hirsutum_v2.1, whole genome shotgun sequence and contains:
- the LOC107907495 gene encoding adagio protein 1; translated protein: MEWDSNSDLSGDEDEGFLLNDGAPVPFPIPTSLQTAPCGFVVTDALESDHPIIYVNTVFEMVTGYRAEEVLGRNCRFLQCRGPFAKRRHPLVDSTVVSEIRRCLDEGIEFQGELLNFRKDGSPLMNRLRLTPIYGDDETITHVIGIQFFTEANIDLHPVSVSSIKESLKSSDHSRTGFSAFCPVVVGDRNVSRGLCGILQLSDEVLSLKILSRLTPRDIASVASVCRRLYELTKNEDLWRMVCQNAWGCETTRVLETVPGAKRLGWVRLARELTTLEAAAWRKLTVGGAVEPSRCNFSACAVGNRVVLFGGEGVNMQPMNDTFVLDLNSSNPEWQHVQVSSPPPGRWGHTLSCVNGSHLVVFGGCGRQGLLNDVFVLDLDAKPPTWREISGLAPPLPRSWHSSCTLDGTKLIVSGGCADSGVLLSDTFLLDLSMEKPVWREIPVAWTPPSRLGHTLSVYGGRKILMFGGLAKSGPLRFRSSDVFTMDLSEEEPCWRCVTGSGMPGAGNPGGIAPPPRLDHVAVSLPGGRILIFGGSVAGLHSASQLYILDPTDEKPTWRILNVPGRPPRFAWGHSTCVVGGTRAIVLGGQTGEEWMLTELHELSLTSSVI